In Candidatus Sedimenticola sp. (ex Thyasira tokunagai), the following proteins share a genomic window:
- a CDS encoding DUF6524 family protein, with product MASRSFNGSSFLLRFLLAMVVVFCTYNPEGVSYYHWALTDFGSISILKAFIGVVLLIGWVILVRATIGSLGIIGVVLAGAFFGLLIWLLIDLVGLDPANMKVISYIIEVVLVGVLSAGVSWSHIRRRMSGQIDMDDVED from the coding sequence ATGGCATCAAGATCATTCAATGGCAGCAGTTTTCTGTTGCGCTTCTTGCTGGCGATGGTGGTTGTTTTCTGTACCTATAATCCAGAAGGGGTCTCTTACTACCACTGGGCTCTGACCGATTTCGGTAGTATCTCTATCCTCAAAGCATTTATCGGTGTGGTGTTATTGATCGGTTGGGTCATCCTTGTACGAGCGACAATCGGCTCCCTGGGGATTATCGGCGTTGTATTGGCCGGTGCTTTTTTTGGCCTGCTGATCTGGTTGCTTATCGACTTGGTAGGTCTCGATCCCGCCAATATGAAAGTCATCAGCTATATCATCGAGGTGGTACTGGTGGGTGTACTTAGTGCCGGCGTCTCCTGGTCTCATATCCGCCGGCGGATGTCCGGTCAGATAGATATGGATGATGTTGAGGATTGA
- a CDS encoding PhoH family protein, with the protein MNDNKGRIYILDTNVLMHDPTSIFRFQEHDVFIPMVVLEELDRSKKGMSEVARNVRQTSRFLDELMSDAGKKAIDAGLPLPAPGNGKANNTAEHGRLFFQTKTLGQLLPETLPGNIPDNNILGIAIALQNEHPESDVILISKDINLRIKAAVLGICSEDYYNDQVLDDVALLYSGESVLPEDFWESHSKDLDSWQEEGRTFYRVSGPDAEEWYANECLLMEGESGFEAMVRRIDGSDAIIELANDYRQQKHSVWGISARNREQNFALNMLMDPEIDFVSLLGSAGTGKTLLALAAGLAQTLDQNIYREIIMTRVTVPVGEDIGFLPGTEEEKMTPWMGALMDNLEVLTQTEGGEWGRAATDDLLRSRIRIHSLNFMRGRTFLNKFIILDEAQNLTSKQMKTLITRAGPGTKIVCLGNVSQIDTPYLTETTSGLTYAVDRFKEWEHSGHITLLRGERSRLADYASDAL; encoded by the coding sequence ATGAATGATAACAAGGGCCGAATATACATCCTCGACACCAACGTATTGATGCATGATCCTACCTCGATCTTCCGCTTTCAAGAACACGATGTCTTTATCCCGATGGTGGTTCTGGAAGAGTTGGACAGGTCAAAAAAAGGCATGTCGGAAGTTGCACGCAACGTACGCCAAACCTCCCGCTTTCTTGATGAGTTAATGTCTGATGCCGGCAAGAAGGCTATCGATGCCGGCCTTCCGCTTCCTGCACCAGGCAACGGAAAAGCCAACAACACCGCTGAACATGGCCGCCTCTTCTTCCAAACCAAGACGCTGGGGCAACTGCTCCCCGAGACCCTACCAGGGAACATACCGGACAATAATATTTTGGGCATCGCTATTGCCCTGCAAAACGAACATCCAGAGTCGGATGTCATCCTTATTTCCAAGGATATCAACCTACGTATCAAGGCAGCAGTACTGGGAATCTGCTCAGAAGACTACTACAACGACCAAGTACTGGACGATGTCGCACTGCTCTACAGTGGTGAATCCGTATTGCCGGAAGATTTTTGGGAGAGCCACAGTAAAGATCTCGATTCCTGGCAGGAGGAGGGCCGTACTTTCTACCGGGTAAGTGGCCCGGATGCAGAGGAGTGGTACGCCAACGAGTGTCTTTTAATGGAGGGTGAGAGCGGTTTTGAAGCGATGGTCCGACGAATCGATGGTAGCGATGCCATTATCGAGCTCGCCAACGACTACCGTCAGCAGAAGCACTCCGTGTGGGGGATCTCCGCCCGCAACCGCGAACAGAACTTTGCTCTCAACATGCTGATGGACCCAGAGATCGACTTTGTCTCCCTGTTGGGATCGGCGGGAACCGGTAAAACGCTCCTCGCTCTGGCTGCAGGACTTGCCCAGACCCTGGACCAGAACATCTACCGGGAGATCATCATGACCCGTGTCACCGTACCCGTGGGTGAAGATATCGGCTTCCTGCCAGGGACAGAAGAGGAGAAGATGACGCCCTGGATGGGTGCTTTGATGGATAACCTGGAGGTACTGACCCAAACGGAAGGAGGCGAATGGGGACGTGCCGCCACAGATGACCTATTGCGCTCACGTATCCGCATCCACTCTCTCAACTTCATGCGTGGGCGCACCTTCCTCAACAAGTTCATCATCCTTGATGAGGCGCAAAACCTCACCTCGAAACAGATGAAAACCCTGATTACTCGTGCAGGGCCGGGTACCAAGATCGTCTGCCTGGGCAACGTCTCACAGATCGATACGCCCTACCTGACTGAGACCACATCCGGTCTCACCTATGCGGTTGACCGCTTCAAAGAGTGGGAGCACAGCGGCCATATCACCCTGCTGCGCGGTGAGCGTTCACGGCTGGCAGATTACGCATCGGATGCGTTGTAA
- the aspS gene encoding aspartate--tRNA ligase has protein sequence MRTHYCGHLNASHIDQEVEITGWVHRRRDHGGVIFIDLRDREGLVQVVYDPDRAEIFAIAEQVRNEFVLRVKGRVRGRPDGSVNSDLSTGEIEILGLELEVLNQSETPPFQLDEHENVSEEVRLRYRYVDLRRPEMQQRIRLRAAVTRALRNYLDDNGFLDIETPMLTKATPEGARDYLVPSRTHPGHFFALPQSPQLFKQLLMMSGMDRYYQVVRCFRDEDLRADRQPEFTQLDVEASFIEEEDIMGLMEEMIRQVVKQVLGDDLPNPFPRMSYQEAVHRFGTDRPDLRCAMELVDVGDLMEGVEFKVFSGPAKDPKGRVAALCLSKGCELSRKEIDGYTKFVGIYGAKGLAYIKVNEVAKGREGLQSPILKFLPDDAVDEILKRTGAEDGDLIFFGADRANIVNEALGALRVKLAEDRGLMEDTWHPVWIVDFPMFEWDDHLGRWNALHHPFTSPKDDQLELLNSDPGACLSRAYDMVINGSEVGGGSIRIHRPEVQEQVFRLLGIGEEEAQEKFGFLLEALKYGCPPHGGLAFGLDRLVMLLVGADSIREVMAFPKTQTAACMLTSAPSKVDSGQLRELSIKVRQPQSEEKKG, from the coding sequence ATGCGCACTCACTATTGCGGACATCTGAATGCCTCTCATATAGACCAAGAGGTTGAGATCACCGGTTGGGTTCATCGTCGTCGCGACCACGGCGGTGTGATCTTTATCGACCTGCGGGACCGTGAGGGTCTGGTGCAGGTGGTCTATGATCCCGACCGGGCGGAAATTTTTGCCATTGCCGAGCAGGTGCGCAATGAGTTCGTGCTGCGTGTTAAGGGGCGAGTGCGTGGACGACCTGATGGTAGCGTCAATTCGGACCTTTCCACCGGTGAGATCGAGATTCTTGGTCTCGAACTTGAAGTACTGAATCAGTCCGAAACCCCTCCTTTCCAGTTGGATGAGCATGAGAATGTCTCCGAGGAAGTGCGTCTGCGCTATCGCTACGTTGATCTGCGTCGTCCGGAGATGCAGCAACGTATTCGTCTGCGTGCTGCCGTGACCCGCGCTCTGCGCAACTATCTTGATGATAACGGCTTTCTCGATATCGAAACACCGATGCTGACCAAAGCGACCCCTGAGGGGGCTCGTGATTATCTGGTGCCTTCACGCACCCACCCGGGGCACTTCTTTGCACTACCCCAGTCACCTCAGCTGTTCAAGCAATTACTGATGATGTCGGGCATGGATCGCTACTACCAGGTAGTGCGTTGCTTCCGTGATGAGGATCTGCGTGCCGATCGCCAGCCGGAATTCACCCAGCTTGATGTCGAAGCCTCTTTTATTGAGGAAGAAGACATCATGGGGCTGATGGAGGAGATGATCCGCCAGGTGGTGAAACAGGTGCTGGGTGACGACCTTCCCAATCCTTTTCCGCGTATGAGCTATCAGGAAGCGGTTCATCGCTTCGGTACCGACCGCCCGGACCTCCGTTGTGCCATGGAGTTAGTGGATGTGGGCGACCTGATGGAAGGCGTCGAATTCAAAGTTTTCTCTGGTCCCGCCAAGGATCCTAAAGGTCGAGTCGCAGCCCTGTGTCTGTCCAAGGGGTGTGAGCTTAGCCGTAAAGAGATCGATGGCTATACCAAATTTGTCGGCATCTACGGTGCCAAGGGCCTTGCCTATATCAAGGTTAACGAAGTGGCCAAAGGGCGTGAGGGTCTGCAGTCTCCAATTCTCAAGTTCCTGCCGGATGACGCCGTGGATGAGATCCTGAAACGGACAGGTGCGGAAGATGGTGATCTGATTTTCTTTGGTGCTGATAGGGCAAACATCGTTAACGAAGCCTTGGGTGCCCTGCGTGTCAAACTGGCTGAAGACCGCGGTTTGATGGAAGATACTTGGCATCCCGTATGGATTGTTGATTTCCCAATGTTCGAGTGGGATGACCACCTCGGGCGCTGGAACGCCCTCCATCACCCCTTTACCTCCCCCAAGGATGATCAGCTGGAACTGCTCAATAGTGATCCAGGTGCTTGCCTCTCCCGTGCCTATGATATGGTGATCAACGGTAGCGAGGTGGGTGGTGGCTCCATACGTATCCATCGTCCGGAGGTACAGGAGCAGGTATTCCGCCTACTTGGTATCGGTGAGGAAGAGGCTCAGGAAAAGTTCGGCTTCCTTCTTGAAGCGCTTAAGTACGGTTGTCCTCCCCATGGAGGTCTCGCCTTCGGTCTTGATCGGCTGGTGATGTTGCTGGTTGGCGCCGACTCCATTCGCGAGGTGATGGCCTTCCCAAAAACTCAGACTGCGGCCTGTATGCTCACATCAGCTCCTTCCAAGGTGGATTCCGGGCAGCTGCGTGAACTCTCCATCAAGGTACGGCAGCCTCAGAGTGAAGAGAAGAAAGGATAA